The genome window AATAAGATAGGCAAAATTATTGACCATACTCTCGATCAGATCCGTTCGTCCGGATTCTTTCAGGCCAAGCATTGTAAAATAGCTGTCCCAATAATAAATCTCGCGAAAACGCCCGCCCGGCACCACATAAGGAAAGGGAAGCGGGATCAGGGAGCCGCCACGTTCCTGGTTTTCGGGCTGGCGCGTGAGCACCTCCCATAATCTGCCAATGTTTTCCGACGTTGACGAGCTCTTATCGGCCTCAAAAGTAGACTTGATATGTGCAGGCATTCGAAAGTTCTGACTGATAAAAGCTTGTAGGTCGAATCCGGGCCGGTCCTGTTCCTGGTGATATCTTTCAATGATCAGAACCGGGTCTTCCAGCGGAATCGCGTCGGCGAAAGTTTTGGAATCTTCAAAAATATGGCTGTGCTGGATATCACGAAACAGCGACCCATACAAGTCCTCTGGTGAAACATGCGGTGAACCATACGTGAAAGCGGGTGCTATGAATCCGTACAAATGTGAGTGGTTATATAACAGTGGTAAATGTCAGCTTAGGCAGTTTCATTGCATTCTCAATGAGTTGTATATGAATGCCCAGAATGCCGGCAGCTGCATTATAATCGATTTTTTCCGGATCGTCCGTAGGCTTGTGATAGTCGTCGTGGCCGCCTGTGTGAAAGAAAAGCACCGGAATTTTTTTGGCATAAAAAGACCCATGATCCGAGCCGCCGCTTCCGGCCTTGTCCGTAAAAAACTTGGTATCGCTTTTCACATCTTTAAATATATCCGGCCATGCATCACTGGTCCCGTAACCGCCGATCCCAACGCCACGGCTGGCATCATAACGGCCAATCATGTCCATATTAGTCATGAAATTGATTTTTTCCAATGGTAATGTAGGATTGTTAACAAAATGACGCGATCCCAGCAGCCCCAGCTCCTCGGCACCAAATGCTATAAAGAGAAAGTTATAGGGTTCTTTGACATCATTCTTGGAAAAATAGCGCGCAAGTTCCAGCAAGCCTGCCACGCCCGAAGCATTATCATCGGCCCCGTTGTGAATTTGCCCTTCCGGCTTTTCTGCTTTCGAGCTTCCTTGTCTGCCCAGCCCCAGGTGATCAAAGTGAGCGCCAATGACAATGGTATTTGCAGCTCCGTTATCCAGAAAGCCGATGACATTATTTGTCTCGCGCAGACTGTCGGTAACAACCACGCGCCGCACTTTGGCCGTAAATGGTTGGTAAAATCCGTTGGTCCCCTTCGGTTGCAGCTTGTATTTTTTGAATTGAGCGGCTACATATCCGGCTGCTTTTTGGTTCTCCTTGCTTCCGGTTCCACGGCCCTGCATTTTGTCGGATGCAAGCTTGTAAACGTGTTTGGAAAGTTGGTCGGGAGCGGGCAGTTGGGCAAAGGCACTTTGGCAAACAAAACAAAAGAAGAACAAGTAATTTTTCATCGAACGCAGTATCATGAATGGGCAAAGATAAACCTCCCTGGATGCCCTGCAAAATAGAATTTGTGCTTTTGTTTGCATTTTCAGGCATCTGCGCTTAATATTGCAGGATCAAGTCAGTTGCTTCACCTTGTGTGCGATTGATTTATAAAGAAGAGGCGAGAGAATGGGCTCAATGAACCTCTGGCAACCTGCTACCACAATGGAGAAAGGTGCTAATTCCCACCTAAGTTATTAGGAGATATAAACTCAATTCGCGTGAACTTACAGTTAGAAATTTCCGTAAGCCGGATGGCTTTATTCTCGCATCTGCCCTGTGCATTCCACGGGACAGTCTGTTAAATTTTTGAATTAAAACCTGTGCTCTGGCACTTATGCAAGCGGAACAAAAAACATTTAAATATCCTTACGCCTACGCGCTGGAAATGGGCGGTGAATTGCCAGGCTTCGAACTGTCATACACCACTTATGGAACGCAGAATGCTGAAAACAACAACATTGTCTGGATCTGTCATGCATTAACGGGCAGCTCCAACGCGGCCGAATGGTGGGATGGCCTGGTAGGGGACGATAAGTTTTTTGACCCAGCCAAATATTTCATCGTTTGCGTGAATGTCCTGGGTTCGGCTTATGGCTCTACGGGTCCGCTGAGCATTAATCCCCGGACGCATAAACCTTTTTACAGATCATTTCCGACTATCACAGTTCGTGATGTGGTTGGTGCTATGGATCTGCTGCGGCAGGAGCTGGAAATTAAGAAGATAAAACTTTGTATTGGCGGTTCCCTGGGTGGCCAGCAAGCGCTCGAATGGGCGGTGGAAGTGCCCGATCTTTTTGAAGAACTGATCCTGATCGCCTCCAATGCACTGCATTCGCCGTGGGGCATTGCTTTTAACGAGTCACAGCGGATGGCGATTGAGGCGGACCCGACTTTTAATGATGGCACGGACGAGGCCGGAAGCATGGGTATGCGGGCCGCGCGATCCATTGCATTGCTATCATACAGAAATTACGACACCTATAATTTTACCCAGGCGCGTGATAATCCGGATCAGATCGATGATTTCCGGGCATCGTCCTACCAGCAATACCAAGGCGATAAGTTTGTGAAGCGGTTTAATGCCTATTCTTACTGGGTGCTTTCCAAGATCATGGATTCGCACAATGTAGGCAGGAATCGCGGCGGAATTGTGCACGCATTAGGCTTGGTTAAGGCCAAAACATTAGTATTAGGCATAAAATCCGATTTGCTGTTCCCATTATCCGAGCAACAATTTCTGGCCAGGCACATTCCGGACGCTGTTTTCCAGGAAATCGATTCGTTATATGGCCACGATGGCTTTCTTATTGAATATAAGCAGCTTACCCAAGTGATCAGGGCGTGGCAGGAAACGAATGGCAAATTGCAAACCGCAAAGATCTGAACATTAGTATCTAACATTAAGACTTAAGGAACATTAAGACATAAAAAAGCGCCGCTCAGAGGTTTCTCCGGGCGGCGCTTTTTGCGTTATAGTAATGCTATTTTGTTATTTTCAAAAGCAATTCCGGCTCGTTTGTGGTAATGTAATCGACGCCTTTTTCAAGAAACCATTTCATAGATTCTTCGTCATTCACCGTCCAGACATTGGTTGTCAGTTTTTTATCTCTGATATCGGCAATGTATTCTGGCTTTTTCTTCAACACATTCTGGTTGTAATCGATGCCATCCAGTCCTGCGGCTTGAATTTCATCCGGCGTTTTGTCTCCGTTCAGATATTCGACGTGTGCTTTCGGAGCCAGTTCTTTTACTTTTTTACAAACATCAAAATCAAAGGCAATGTAATCCGTAATGCCTTCCACTTTTAATTTTTTTACCATTTCCACACATTTGGTAGCCAGTGCTAGCGAGCGTTCTTTGCCCATCGAAGAAGTTTTGATTTCCAGGATCAGGCGTGTTTTCTTCTGTTTTGCGCCCGCTTTCAGGTAAGCTTCCAATGTTGGTAATGCCGTTCCATCTTCTAATTTGATCTGGGAAAGCTCCTGGGAATTGGTTTTTTCAATATGCGTTCCTTTGATCGAATGGTCGTGAAGCACATAAATGACCGAATCTGCCGACATATGCACATCAAATTCACTACCATAGCAGCCCAGTTTGATGGCATGCTCCAATGCGCCAATAGAATTTTCGGTTACGCCGGTATTTTTCCACGCGCCACGGTGCGCTATAACTTTGTTTTTATTTTGAGACATGCCTTCAAAAGCGGTCAGACTCAGCAAACCAACAGCAACAATGGATAAGAATTTTTTCATTTTTTTAAATTTGGACTTATATAAAAAGAACACATTAACCTGAATTTACCCTGAACCATGGTCCAAAGCAGATTCGAAAATTAAAGCTAGTTTCGGTCAGCGGTGTTAGCTCAATGTTAAGTTTCAAAAAGCATCTTCCTCCAAGTCGAATCTTTTTAAACTCCGTTTTAATGGTTCATGCGCTTAAATGCTTGCGAATTGTGAGAATAACCAGTTTGGAAGTCGGCGTGTTGCTTTTATCTGCCACGCTGTTAATAGGAACGAGGACATTCGTTTCAGGAAAATAAGTGGCTGTGCAACCTTCCGGAATCGGGTAGGGGACAACGACAAACTTGTACGCAACCCGCTCAATGCCGTCATAATGGTTATACAGATCCACCAGATCGCCGCTTTTCAGATCCCGTTTTGCGATGTCATTTTCGTTCATCAAAATCACGCGCCGCTCGTTGTGAATGCCTCGATAACGATCATTCAGGCCATAAATCGTGGTGTTGAACTGGTCGTGGCTGCGGATGGTCATCATCATCAGCTCATCCTCTTTCAGTTCGGGATCAAATAGCTTGCCGATATTGAAATGCGCTTTTTGAGACAATGTGTCAAAATATCCGTCCCGGTTGCAATTGGGTAAATAAAATCCGCCTGGCACGCGTACGCGCTCATTATAGTTATCAAAGCCTGGAATTGTCCTTTCAATGTCAGCGCGGATCACGTCATAATCTTCGGCGTAAATGTCCCAGTTAATCTGGCTTTTCCGGCCCAAAACAGCTTTCGCCAGCCTGCAAATGATCACCGGCTCACTCAGTAACTGATCCGAAACCGGCGGCAAAACGCCCTTGGAAAGCTGAATTACGCCCATTGAATTTTCACAGGAAATAAACCTGCTTTCACCCTTATGCATATCCATATCGCTTCTTCCCAGGCAGGGAAGGATCAGCGCTTGTTCACCCGTTACCAGATGGCTCCGGTTCAGCTTGGTCGAAACGTGTACTGTCAGGCGGCATTTGCTGAGCGCTTCGGCTGTAAATCTTGTATCCGGTGTAGCACTCAGAAAGTTGCCTCCCATCGCAAAAAATACCTTGGCACTGCCTTCGTGCATGGCCTTAATGGACTCTACCACGTCGAATCCGTGTTTTCTGGGAGGAGCAAAATGAAAGTTGCGCTCAATGGAATCCAGGAACTGGTCCGTTGGCTTCTCAAAAATTCCCATCGTCCGGTCGCCTTGCACATTGCTATGGCCGCGTACAGGGCATGTGCCCGCGCCCGGTTTGCCAATGCTGCCTTTCAGCAACAGCAGGTTTACAATTTCTTTGATCGTGTCCACTGCATTCTTATGCTGCGTCAGGCCCATCGCCCAACACGCGATAATCTTGCTTTTCCCGGCCAAAACGTCCACAACCTGCTGAATCTGGCCTAGCGAGATGCCGCTGATGCGTGCGAGTTCCTGCGCATCCAATTCTTTCAGATGCTGGATGAAGTCGCTATAACCTGCTGTATTATTTGCTATGAAGTTTCGGTCGAACACCATTCCCGGATTGCGTTTCTCTTCTTTAAGCAGCAGTATTTCGATGGCTTTCAGCAATGCAAGATCACCGTTGATTTTGACTTGCAGGAAAATGTCGGTCAGGGCGGGATTAGCTCCTAAAATTCCCTGCACTGTTTGTGGATTATTGAAACCCATCAAACCCGTTTCAGGCAAAGGATTAATTGAAATGATCGTCGCGCCATTCGCTTTCGCCTTTTGCAATGCGGTAAGCATGCGCGGATGATTGGTCCCCGGATTTTGTCCTAAAATCATAATGACCTCAGCCTCGTAAAAATCATCGAGTTTCACGGAGCCTTTCCCGATGCCCAGCGATTCCCCCAAAGCAACGCCGCTGCTTTCATGGCACATATTGCTGCAATCGGGCAGGTTATTGGTGCCAAATTCGCGTACAAAAAGCTGATATAGGAAGGCGGCTTCATTGCTTGTCCGGCCGGAAGTGTAAAAAACGGCCTCGTCTGGCGATGCCAACCGGTTCAGTTCCAATGCAATTTTTTCAAAAGCAGCTTTCCAGGAAATGGGCTGATAAAACTTCCCGCCTGGCGGCAGAAACATTGGCGCAGCAATCCGGCCTTTGCCGCCAATTTCATAATCAGACAGCTTTCCTAATGCTTCCACCGAATTCTGAGCAAAGAATGTCGCGTCCAGTTTCTTCAATGTTGCTTCCTCGGCAACCGCCCTGGCGCCATTCTCACAATATTCCGCAATGCCCGAGCGCTCATCGTCCGGATCGGGCCATGCGCAGCTTGGGCAGTCGAAACCACCTTTTTTATTCAGGTTAAAAAGCGCTTTCATGCCACGCTGCACACCTGCCTCGCTAATGGTTTTCTGAAAACTGGAAACAACAGCCGGAATGCCGGCAGCCACTTTCTTGATCTCCGTTTTTTTGAGGCCGGTTAATTTATCGGGATTTTCAGCCCCGGCAACATTACGCTGGTCATTGGGCATGGTTAACAGGTTTTTGCAGGGTTTTCATAATTATCCGATTGATCCTCAGTAACATTATCCAAGCATTTGAAATCTTTCTCAATCAGTAATTTCAAGCTGCCATTGTTGCCAAACAACATTTCTCCGTCATAACCTACCACATTATTGTCCGCCCATCCATCGGTCAGTTGTTCAGGAATGTGTAACAAGATCTTACCATTCCGGAAATCTGCGGTGAGTTCGGAGACGTCAGCAGATTTTTTTACGCCATAAATAAATAGAGAATCACCAAATGGCGTGACTTCTTCGAGATAACCTTCTGTACTGAGTTTTTGGATATCAGTCCTGCTCAATCTATAACGCACAGAATTGCGTTGAATGCGTATTTTCATAATTCTGAAATTCTTTCGAAACCTGAGTAAATATTGAACTTGTCATTTTTTAAAAAACCAATCAGCGTTATGTTGCTTTCTTCGGCCAGTTTTACAGCCAGGCTGGACGGCGCACCAATGGCGGCCACCACCTGAATGCCAGCCATCCCGGCTTTTTGGATCAATTCGAAACTTGCCCGTCCGCTCAGAAGCAGGATTTTGTCGGCAAGCGGGAGCAGGTCGTTTAGCAGCGCATTTCCAATCAGTTTGTCCAGTGCATTATGCCTGCCTACATCTTCCCGCAAGGCAATAAAATCTCCGTTAACATCAAAAAGCGCCGAGGCATGCAGTCCGCCGGTGGTTTCAAAAATACTTTGCTGCACATTCAGCTGATCTTTCAATGAGAAGATAACTTTCTTGCTTACCAGCAACGTGTTATCATCATTTTGATACGCCGAAATCGTCTTGATTGCATCAATGCTGGCTTTCCCGCAAACTCCGCAACTGGATGTGGTGTAAAAATTCCTTTCCAGCGAATTAATCACGGGCACAAACGCTTCGGCCAGATTGACAATCACTTTATTTTCATCAGAAATATCATTTGCAGCCGCCTTAACCTGGCTTTTTTCTGCAACAATGCCTTCCGTAAACAGAAAACCAACCGCCAGCTCATCGTCATTGCCCGGCGTCCGCATCGTTACAGAAATACTTTTTTTGATCTTTTTTCCGGATTCAATGTAGGAAAGCTGAATTTCCAGCGGTTCTTCCACAGCCAGGTCGTCTTCCGCATCCTTGTTGCCGCTGCTGGTTATCACCCTGATGCGCTGCTGCGCTATTGCATTGATTTCCATTTAATTAATTTTCATGATGAACATTGAGAGCCGCTTTAAC of Dyadobacter chenhuakuii contains these proteins:
- a CDS encoding M20/M25/M40 family metallo-hydrolase, whose protein sequence is MKNYLFFFCFVCQSAFAQLPAPDQLSKHVYKLASDKMQGRGTGSKENQKAAGYVAAQFKKYKLQPKGTNGFYQPFTAKVRRVVVTDSLRETNNVIGFLDNGAANTIVIGAHFDHLGLGRQGSSKAEKPEGQIHNGADDNASGVAGLLELARYFSKNDVKEPYNFLFIAFGAEELGLLGSRHFVNNPTLPLEKINFMTNMDMIGRYDASRGVGIGGYGTSDAWPDIFKDVKSDTKFFTDKAGSGGSDHGSFYAKKIPVLFFHTGGHDDYHKPTDDPEKIDYNAAAGILGIHIQLIENAMKLPKLTFTTVI
- the metX gene encoding homoserine O-acetyltransferase MetX → MQAEQKTFKYPYAYALEMGGELPGFELSYTTYGTQNAENNNIVWICHALTGSSNAAEWWDGLVGDDKFFDPAKYFIVCVNVLGSAYGSTGPLSINPRTHKPFYRSFPTITVRDVVGAMDLLRQELEIKKIKLCIGGSLGGQQALEWAVEVPDLFEELILIASNALHSPWGIAFNESQRMAIEADPTFNDGTDEAGSMGMRAARSIALLSYRNYDTYNFTQARDNPDQIDDFRASSYQQYQGDKFVKRFNAYSYWVLSKIMDSHNVGRNRGGIVHALGLVKAKTLVLGIKSDLLFPLSEQQFLARHIPDAVFQEIDSLYGHDGFLIEYKQLTQVIRAWQETNGKLQTAKI
- a CDS encoding glycerophosphodiester phosphodiesterase — translated: MKKFLSIVAVGLLSLTAFEGMSQNKNKVIAHRGAWKNTGVTENSIGALEHAIKLGCYGSEFDVHMSADSVIYVLHDHSIKGTHIEKTNSQELSQIKLEDGTALPTLEAYLKAGAKQKKTRLILEIKTSSMGKERSLALATKCVEMVKKLKVEGITDYIAFDFDVCKKVKELAPKAHVEYLNGDKTPDEIQAAGLDGIDYNQNVLKKKPEYIADIRDKKLTTNVWTVNDEESMKWFLEKGVDYITTNEPELLLKITK
- a CDS encoding FdhF/YdeP family oxidoreductase; the encoded protein is MPNDQRNVAGAENPDKLTGLKKTEIKKVAAGIPAVVSSFQKTISEAGVQRGMKALFNLNKKGGFDCPSCAWPDPDDERSGIAEYCENGARAVAEEATLKKLDATFFAQNSVEALGKLSDYEIGGKGRIAAPMFLPPGGKFYQPISWKAAFEKIALELNRLASPDEAVFYTSGRTSNEAAFLYQLFVREFGTNNLPDCSNMCHESSGVALGESLGIGKGSVKLDDFYEAEVIMILGQNPGTNHPRMLTALQKAKANGATIISINPLPETGLMGFNNPQTVQGILGANPALTDIFLQVKINGDLALLKAIEILLLKEEKRNPGMVFDRNFIANNTAGYSDFIQHLKELDAQELARISGISLGQIQQVVDVLAGKSKIIACWAMGLTQHKNAVDTIKEIVNLLLLKGSIGKPGAGTCPVRGHSNVQGDRTMGIFEKPTDQFLDSIERNFHFAPPRKHGFDVVESIKAMHEGSAKVFFAMGGNFLSATPDTRFTAEALSKCRLTVHVSTKLNRSHLVTGEQALILPCLGRSDMDMHKGESRFISCENSMGVIQLSKGVLPPVSDQLLSEPVIICRLAKAVLGRKSQINWDIYAEDYDVIRADIERTIPGFDNYNERVRVPGGFYLPNCNRDGYFDTLSQKAHFNIGKLFDPELKEDELMMMTIRSHDQFNTTIYGLNDRYRGIHNERRVILMNENDIAKRDLKSGDLVDLYNHYDGIERVAYKFVVVPYPIPEGCTATYFPETNVLVPINSVADKSNTPTSKLVILTIRKHLSA
- a CDS encoding DUF7009 family protein, which produces MKIRIQRNSVRYRLSRTDIQKLSTEGYLEEVTPFGDSLFIYGVKKSADVSELTADFRNGKILLHIPEQLTDGWADNNVVGYDGEMLFGNNGSLKLLIEKDFKCLDNVTEDQSDNYENPAKTC
- the fdhD gene encoding formate dehydrogenase accessory sulfurtransferase FdhD, with amino-acid sequence MEINAIAQQRIRVITSSGNKDAEDDLAVEEPLEIQLSYIESGKKIKKSISVTMRTPGNDDELAVGFLFTEGIVAEKSQVKAAANDISDENKVIVNLAEAFVPVINSLERNFYTTSSCGVCGKASIDAIKTISAYQNDDNTLLVSKKVIFSLKDQLNVQQSIFETTGGLHASALFDVNGDFIALREDVGRHNALDKLIGNALLNDLLPLADKILLLSGRASFELIQKAGMAGIQVVAAIGAPSSLAVKLAEESNITLIGFLKNDKFNIYSGFERISEL